TCGCCGTCCTGCTCGCCACGTGCGCCGTCGGGCCCGGGTGGACGGTCCGGCCCCAGGTGTTCACCTACACGTTCTTCGCGCTGCTGGTCGTGATGCTGGGACGCTGCTTCCGCGACGGCGAGAGCCCACCGGACACGCGCGTCCTGTGGCTCGCGCCGCCGCTCTTCGCGCTCTGGGTCAACACGCATGGCGGCTTCCTCGCCGGCCTGGCCGTCCTGGCCCTCTACCTCGGCTGCCGCGCGCTCGTGGCGCTGTGGCGGAAGGGGCTGAGCGGCTGGGGCGAGGTGCGCGCGTATGTCGTCGTCCTCGCCGCCTGCGGGCTGGCGACGCTCGCCAACCCCTACGGCCCGCGTCTCGTCGCCTGGCTGATCGCCGATCTCCTCCCGCCGCGCCCCGAGATCGGCGAGTGGCACCCGCTCGCCTGGCCGGACCCGCTGCTCATCGTCACCGCCGCCCTGGCGGGACTCACGGTGGCCGCATTCATCGCGAGCCGCCGGCCGCGCGACCTCGGACAGGTCGTGGTGCTCGCGGTCACGGCCTGGCAGTCGTTCCTCCACGCACGCCACCCGCCGTTCCTCGGCATCCTCGCGGGCTTCTGGCTGCCCCTCCACCTGGAGGGGCTCCGGAACCGTCTCGGGAGGGCGAAGCCCGCGCGCGCGGGGACCCCGCCGTCGGCGCGGGCGGTCCGCGTGGTGCTCGGCGCGACCTGGGCGATCGCGCTCGCGCTCTTCGTGACCCTGGCCTTCCAGTCGCGCGCCCTGTGGGTGAATCGCAGCCGCTCGCCCGTCGACGCTCTCCAGTACATGGCCGATCGACAGCTCGCCGGGAAGCTGGTCGTGCACTTCGACTGGGCGCAGTACGCGCTCGCCGCGCTCGCCCCCGAGACGACCGTCGCCTTCGACGGGCGACTGCGGACGTGCTACCCGCAGGCGGTCGCCGACCTGTACTTCGACTTCCTGCTCGGCAACCGCCCCGCCATCCGCTGGCGGAGCCCGACCTCGCCGCCGCTCGACGACACGGCCATCCTGCGCCTCGGCGACCCGGATATGGTCCTGCTGAGCCGGCGCTTCAAGCACAGCGTCAAGGTGATGCGGCGGAAGTCGGGCTGGGTGCTGCTCTACCAGGACCGGCTCGCGCAGCTGTGGGGACGATCGGAGCGGTACGGCGATCCGGCCGGTCCGGACTACGTTCCGCCCGCTATGCGGTCGCTCACAGATCGGCGGCCGCGCGGCTGGGTAGCCTGGCCGGCGTTCCCGACCAGGCCGGCGGCGACGGGAGCAACACCGTCGGCGAGCAGGCAGTACCCTGCCGCCGCGACGACCGGCACCGAGAGCTGGAGGCTCGGCCCGAGCGCGGCACGAAGCCACTGGGCGAGCGGCTGGGAGACGATCGTCATCGCCCAGATGGCTGCCACGCCGCCTCGCCAGAGCGCCTCGTCGCGTCGCTCGCCGCGCAGGAGCAGGGCGGGCAGCACGAGCAGCGAGAGGTCGTAGACCGGCACGTGCGGGCTCACCAGGACGCTCCCCCAGATGGCGACGGCGAACCAGCGGTGGAGCGTGTCGGGGCGATAGGGCGGCTGCAGGGTGCGGACGGCGAGCAGGACGCCGAGCGCGGAGATTGCGGCCAACCCCGCCGCGACCGCGAGGTGCCGCGGCAGGAGCAGGACGAAAAAGCTGTAGAGCGAGTGCATCTTCCAGGTCGGGAAGGCCGGGTCGGCGAGCATGGTCGGAAACGAGCGGGCGAGCCGGGCGTACGAGCGGGCGGCGGGAACGCTCATCCACAGAGAGACGGCCGCGAGGACGCCTCCCATCGCGCCGAGGCCGAGGAGCGCGCGCCAGCGTCGCTCGAGCAGGAGGAGCAGGGCGAGCACGAGGACCAGCTGGGGCTTGTAGAGAAGGCAGCCCAGGACGACCCCGGCGAGGCCGTCCCGCTCGCGGCGCAGGAGCGCGAACACGCCGGCGAGGATGAAGAGCGAGAGGAGGCTGTTCTGGCCGTACGAGACGGCCGCGAAGACGGGCACGAAGCCGAGCGCCCAGAGCGCCGCCGCGCGCCGGCCTCTGCCCGCGTCCCCCACCTGCCGGCCGAGCAGCGAAAGAGTGGCGAGCAAGAACAGGATGCCGAGCCCGCTCCAGAGCGCGAACGCCGCGAGGTAGGGCAGGGTTGCCAGCGGCACGAAGGGCAGCGCGAAGAAGGGCGGGGTGATGAAGGCGTGGAAGCCGGACCACCGCTCGGGCGCAGTGATCTCGTGCTCGATCCGCGCCTGGACGTCGAGGTCGTAGAGGTGCTCGGTCTGGTGCGCGGCCACGATACGCCCCGCGGCGTAGAACTCGAGGAAGTCGGTGCCCTTGACGTTGCCCGCGAGATCGAGGAGTCCCGGGCGGGCGAGCAGCGAGATGAGCCAGACGACCCACACCGCGACGCCGATCGCGGCCGCGAGCAGCACACCATACCGCCCGCGCCCGGAGGCGAGGAGATGGCCGAGGGTGACGAGGAGCGCCCGCATGGGTCCCGCCTTATGAACGGCGGTGCCGGCGCGAGTCAACGCGCCGCGCGCTGGCTGACGCTGCCCCGAGCTCGAGCCCACGCCGTGGTGGTGGTCGGGATCTTCGCCGCCGTCTACGCGTTCGGCATCCTGCGACACCGGGGATTGATCGACGCCTTCGGTCACATCATCGGCGTCGACCTGCTCACCATGCGCACGGGCGCGCGGATCGTGCTCGACGGACGCGGCGCCGACCTCTACGACGTCGCGCTGCAGGAGACGTACTGGCGGACGGCACTCGGGGTGGAGCGGCTCCCCGGGATGAGCCTCTTCACCTCGCCGCCCTTCGTTGCGCTCCTCTACGTGCCGTGGGCACTCATCCCGCAGGCGCCGGCCCTCCTCCTGTGGACAGGGGCGTGTCTCGCCGCCCTCGCGGCGGCGCTGCGGATCATGGCCCGCTGCGCGCCGCTCACCGGACGCCACTGGCCGGACACCCTCGTCCTGTCGCTCTCCTTCTACCCGATCCTCGAAGGGCTGATGGCCGGGAGCAACTCGCTGCTCGCCGTGCCCATCTTCGCGCTCGTGCTGGTCGCGTTGCGCGCGGGGCGCGAGGCGAGTGCCGGCGCGCTCCTGGGCCTCCTCTTCTACCGGCCGCAGCTCGCCCTCGCGCCCGTCGTCGTGTTCGCGGCCAAGGGGCGCTGGCGGGTGATCGCGGCCGCCGCGGCCGTGGGCGCCGGGTGGGCGGCGGCGAGCGTGCTCTTCGTCGGCTGGCGGACGCCCCGCGATTTCCTCGCGCTCGGGCCCCTGCTCAGCCGGATGATCTTCGAGCCGGGCATGCCGTCTGCGCTCTTCTGCTCGATCTACGCCTTCTTCCTGCTGCCGCTCGGCCCAGCGCGCTTCGGCCTGGCGATGGCGCTGGGCAGCGTGGTGAGCCTCGGGCTGCTCGCGCTCGTGCTCTGGGTGTGGAGAGGACCGTGGGATGCGCGCGCCGGCTGGCTCGACCTCCGCTTCGCGGCGCTCCTCGTGGTCACGCCGCTCGTGAGCCCCTACCTCCAACTGCACGACGTGGCCGTCCTCGTCCTCCCCGCGCTGCTCGTGTCCGAGTACTGGCTGGGTCACGGGGCGGGCGCGGGCTGGGCGCGCATCCGCCTCGTCCTCGCGATCCTCTGGCTCACCTGCCTGGTCGGTCCGCCGATCATCACCCGGCTCGCGCCGCTGCCCCTCGTGCCGGTGGCGGTGTCGCTGCTGGGATGGGCGGTGCTGGACACCTGGCGCGCCGCCGAGGCCCGCGCGTGAAGATGGACAACCTGACTCATGCGTTCGCCGCCATCACCTGCAGCCACGCGATCAGCCGGGAGCGGCCCTCCGGCCTCACCCTGGCCGCTGCCGTGCTGGCCGCCAACGTGCAGGACGTGGACTGGCTGCCCTTCGTGTCCTCGCCCGCCGCCGGCCTGGAGGTGCATCGCGGGACGATGCACTCACTGCTCGCGGTGCCCCTGCTGGCGCTCGTCGTCGCCGCCGGCGTTCACCTCGCGGCGCGCCAGCGCGGAAACGGCGCCGCGCCCCTGCCCTTCCGTCCCCTGCTGGGTGTGTGCCTGGCGGCGGCGGCGTCGCATCCGCTCCTCGACCTGCTCAACCCGTACGGTCTGCGTCCGCTCCTGCCCTTCGACGGGACCTGGTGCTACGGGGACCTGGCCGGCATCCGCGACCCGTGGATGTGGCTCATTCTGGGCGGCAGCGCGCTTCTCCTGAGCGGGCGGCACGCGGCCTCGGTCTCGACCTGGACGGTGCTCGGCAGCCTGATCGTCGTGGCCGCACTCCGCATGATCCCCGCGCAGGGCACCTTCGGCGTCGTGGCCGGCCTCGTCTGGATTGCCGGGGCGGGCGCGCTGCTGATCACCTGGCTGCGGGGGGTCGACCCGCACGCGCGGCGCGCGATCGCGCGGGGCGGGCTCGCCGTCACCGTGCTCTACGTCGGCTGCCTCGTTGTGCTGCACCAGCGCGCCATGTCCCGCGCGTACACGATAGCCGAGCGTACGGCGGGCGAACACGCGGAGCGGGCGGTGCGCGTCGCCGCGATTCCGACGGTCGGCGACCTCTCCACCTGGCGGGGGCTCGCCGAGACCGAGCGGAGCGTCTACCGCTTCGCCATTCCCCTCGGGGCCGCGTCAGAGGGGCTCGTCGAGCGCTTCCGGAGTATCCGCGATCCCACTGTCGGCGCGCTCGCGCAGGCGGATGCGACGCGCCTCACGCGCGCCTTCCTGTCGTTCGCGCGCTTCGCCGCGGCCGAGGTCGGCACGGAGGACGGACGGCGGGTGCTCCTCCTCGCCGATCCGCGCTACGACAAGGCCCAGCCCGACCAGCCGAGGACGTGGCCGGTTCGGGAGCCGCTCGACCCATGACGCCCGAGCCGCGCACCGCCTCGCTCGGCCGGCCGGACGCCCTCTTCATCGCCGTCGCATGCGGGATCGTCCCGCTCGTGAGCCTGGTGATGGCGGTACAGGCCTTCGAGGCGATCGCCCATGCGAACCTGACCGCCTACCTCGCGTCGATCGTCAAGTGGACGGCCCTCGGCGGCGGCGCGCTCGCGCTCGGCCGCCGAGGCGGCATGTCGTGGGCCGAGCTCTATCTCGACCCACGCGGCTCCTTCATCGTGCGCCGCCCGGCGTCGACCTGCGTGGTCGTTATCCTCTTCATCGCGGTGGTGAACTTCGGCGTGCTGCCCCGCTTCACGGCGGCGTGGGAGGCGCTCGGGCTCTCGTGCGCGCGCGCGTCCTACCTCGCCATGCCGGTGTCGGTCCTCGGCCGTGCGCTGGGTGTGGTGTGTGCGTTGGCGGCGGCGGCGGGCTCCGAGATACTCTATCGTGGCTATCTCCGCGTAGTGGCCGAGCGCGTCTTCCGCGCCTGGTGGACGGCGGCGATCGTGGTGTCCGCCGTGTTCGGCTGGGCGCACGGCTTCTACGGCTGGTGCGGGGCACTCTACACCGGGCTCAACGGTCTCGCCTTCGCGCTCCTGGCCCACGCGACGGGCTCCCTCTACGTCGTCATCCTGGCCCACATGTGCTTCGACGCCCTGGTCTTCGCGGCGGGATGAGCTCGGTTGCCAGGCAGGGCGGGGTGGGGCGGGTGCGGCCTCGATGTCGACCTCCGGTGCGCTGGCGCCAATGACCCGCCGTGTTCGCATGACGCAGGCGTGTCTCGCCGGCATCGCGCTGGGCTCGCTGATCGCCGGCAGTCTGCCGCCGCGATCGTACACCAAGGACCTGCAGGAACCGTATCTCGCGGCCCGGGCGTTGCGGGAGGGGATCGACATCTATACGCCCGTGAACGAGCTCGCGGCGCGCTACTTCCCGATCGCGGCCGACACCTTCCCCCACCCCGACCCGCACCCTCCGGTGCTCGCGGTCTTGAGCCTGCCGCTCACGCTGCTCCCGTTCCCGGTGGTCGTACCGCTGTGGCTGGCGGTCAACCTCGTGATGCTGGTGATGGTCGGGCGCTGGCTCGGCGTCTCCATCCGAATGAGCCTCGCCCTCGCGGCGTGGCCGCCGCTCTGGTGCCTCCTCTACATCGGCCAGCTCGAGCTCCTCATCTTGACGCTCGCGGTGCTCGGCTGGCGCTCGGCCGCCGCGGGCCGCGACGGTCGCGCCGGGGTGTGGTTCGGCGTGGCTGCCGTCCTGAAGCTCTACCCCGTGCTCCTGCTCGTACCCTTCGCGGCTCGCGGGCGGATCCGGCTTCTGCTCGCCGCGGGCGCGGTCGTCGCCGCCGGCCAGCTGGTGAATCTGGCCACGGTCGGCCCGGCTGGCTTCGTCCGCTACTATTTCGATGTCCTGCCGAGCGTGGCCGTCCTCTACGAACACCTGGGGCTCAACAGCTCGCCCCACGGAGCGCTGCTGCGGGTGTTTGGCGGCGCGGGCGATGTCTCCCCGATCGTCCACGCGCCCAACGTCGTCCTGCCCGCCACGATCGCGATCGCGCTCGTGGCGATGGCCGCCCTTGCTTTCCTCGATCCCGAGGCGTCCCCCGTTGCCGCCCTGGTGGGTCTGCCTGTCGTCTGGTACTACTACGCGCCCCTGGCCCTCCCGCAGATTCTCATTCTCCTGCGCTCTGCGGCCTTCAGGCGTGCAACCCTCGTCGCTGTGGCTGCGATGTCGTTCTCGCTGCCGCTGGTGAACGTGCTCGTCCAGTGGTGCGGTAGCGCGGCGCCTCCCATGGCCGCGTTGCTGGCCGTCCAACCCGCCGGCCTGCTCGCAGTGCTGGCGCTCTCGGTCGCCCAGCGTGCGAGCGCCCGCACGATCCCGCCCCTGCCGACCACCATGCTCCGGAGCAGCGATCCGGCGGCTGCTGCGGGAAGTCCCCCGACGACGTCGCGTGCTCGTGGTGCAGCGCGGCGAGGGGGAGAGACTCCGACTTGAGCGCGGCGCCCCGCGGTCTGGCGCGCCGCGCGCTTCGGCGGGGAGTGGCTTCACGCCGCCTCACGGCGAGGCTCCTGCTGCTCGCCGGTGTCATCGGGCTGGGACTCGGGACCACGGTGAGCGCGCTCAGGACGGAGCCTTTCGGCGTCGTGGTCGCGGACGGGCGGCCCGAGCTGCTCATGGACTTCGCCTCGCATCGGGGTGTTGCTTGCGCCGCGTGGTCGGGGGGCCTGGCGCGCGCGGGCGGCACGTCGATCTACACGCTCGAGGCCCACCTGAAGGCCACCGAGAGATGGACGGGGCTGCCCGCGTCGATCGCGCTCCCCTTCGGCTACTCGCCCACCATGCTGTGGATGCTGGGGCCGCTCTGCATGCTGCCGGCGCGATGGGCCTACGGGGTCTGGTGCCTCGCCTGCGTCCTGGCGACCGGCTGGATGATCTTGCGCGCGCGCGTCCACTGGATGGTGCTCCTTGCCCTCGTCACGCCGGTCACGGTTCACACCTTCGCGCTCGGCCAGACCGCCTTGCTCACCACCGCTGCCCTCTTCTTCCTGATGGTGCGGGACGGGGAGGGCGAGGGCACGCCGTCACGCGGCTCGTGGCAGGAGAGCCTCGTCCTCTGGCTCCTCACCGCCAAGCCTCCCATTGCGGCCACGGGAGGTCTGGCGCTGCTGGTGCGCGGCCGCGGCAGGAGCGTCGCTCGCGCGGCCGGCCTGACCCTCGTCACCACGCTGGCGCTCACTCCCTGGCTCGGCGCCGGCTGGGTGCGCGACTACCTGCACCTTGTCGGCAGCTACGATCGCGTCGGGTTGCCCTCTGCCTTCGCCTGGTCGATCGTCCCGCAATACATGAGCAACCTCCGTGCCGCCCTTCATCCCGACCTCGGGCTCGGCGACGACCTGGCGGCGCGGCTGAGCACCATCGTCTGGAGCGCGAGCCTCCTCGCCATCCTCCTCGCCGCATGGCAGCGACCGCTCCCCGCAGGGCCCACCTGGGCTCTTTGCATCATGACCTATCTTCTCCTCTGCCCGCACGTGAGCTCTACCGAGGACGTTGCGCTCTTCTGCGTGCTGGCCGGCATGGAAGCCGACCGCGTCCCGAAGAGGCTTCGGATCGGCGCCGCGACGCTCGCCTTGGTCGGCCTTCTCCTCACGCCCGCCATCGGGCCGGCGGCCGGGCGGCGACCGTCCGTGCTGTTCTTCGCGAAGCTCGGTCTCATGGCCTACGTCCTCGTTGGCGGGCGCTTCCTCACCGCGCGAGGAGCCAGCGGCTCACGACCCGCTCCCGGCTGACCTCCTCGAGGGGCTTCGCTGCTGGCCAGAGCGACTCCGTGCCCATTGTCCGGCCCGGCGGACCCGACTACACTCGCCGCCATGCGCGTCGGCATGGGGACCGTCTTCCAGAACCCGCACGATCGGCGGCCGGACCACGAGGTCTACACCAACGAACTCCGCCTGACCGACCTGGCCGAGCCGCTCGGCTTCGACTCGGTGTGGGGCGTCGAGCACCACTTCACCGACTACACCATGTGCCCCGACGTCCTGCAGTTCCTGACCTACGTGGCCGGGCGCACCCGGAGCGTGCAGCTCGGCTCCATGGTGGTGGTGCTCCCGTGGCACGATCCCCTGCGCGTCGCCGAGCAGGTCTCGGTCCTCGACCACATGAGCGGCGGCCGCTTCATCCTGGGCATCGGGCGCGGCCTCGGGCGGGTCGAGTTCGCCGGCTTCCGCGTCGGCATGGAGGAGTCGCGCGGGCGTTTCGTCGAGAGTGCGGAGATGCTGCTCCGCGGCCTCGAGGACGGCTGGTGCGCCTACGACGGCGAGTTCGTGAAACAGCCGCGCACGCCCATCCGCCCGAAGCCGTTCAAGTCCTTCCGCGGCCGCACCTACGCCGCGGCAGTGTCGCCCGAGTCGGCGCGCATCATGGCCCGGCTCGGCGTCGGCATCCTCATCATCCCGCAGAAGCCGTGGGACGTGGTCGCGGCCGAGCTCGCCGAGTACCGGGCCGCCTACCGCGAGGTGAACGGTACGGACGCGCCGCCCACGGTGTGCGCCGGCTGGACCTTCTGCGACGAGGACCCGGCGCGCGCGCGCGAGATGGCGGTGCGCTGGATCGGCGGCTACTGGGACAGCGTGCTACGCCACTACGAGCTGGCGAGCGGGCACCTCAAGCACACCAAGGGCTACGAGTACTACGGCCGCATGTCCGAGATCGCGCGCGAGAAGGGCGGCACCGATGCCCTCAGCGAGTTCTTCCTGAACCTCCAGGTGTGGGGTACCCCCGCGCAGTGCATCGAGAAGATCCTCGACATCCGCACGCGCATGGGCTGCGACACCTTCGTCGGCGTGTTCAGCTACGCCGGCATGCCGTGGGAGGAGGCGGAGCGGAACGTGCGCCTGTTCGCGCGCGAGGTGATGCCCGCGCTGCAGGCGCTGGATGCCGAGGCGCGCGCGGGCGTCCCCGGGGCCGCCGATGCGGCAGCCCGCCAGGGTTGAGCCCGCTGTGGATGTCGCGCTCGCCGATCAGCTCCTCAGCACCACGCGCTCGGTCCGCAAGCGGCTCGACCTCCTCCGTCCGGTCGAGCCGGCCCTGATCGAGCGCGCGATCGAGGTCGCGCTCCAGGCGCCGACGGGCTCCAACTCGCAGGGCTGGCACTTCGTGGTCGTGACCGACGCGGAGAAGCGCGCCGGCCTGGCCGCGCTCTACCGGCGCGCGTTCCACGCCTACGTGAACCAGCAGATCCCCGGGCGGCCCGAGCTCCCGCCCGACGATCCGCGCGCCAGGCAGCTGCCGCGCATCCTCGACTCCGCGACCTACCTGGCCGAACACCTGCACCAGGTCCCCGTGCACGCGATTCCATGCGTCGAGGGCCGGGTCGAGAACGCCGGCCCGCTTGCGCAGGCGTCGGTGTACGGGTCGATCCTGCCCGCCGTCTGGTCGTTCATGCTGGCGCTCCGCGCGCGCGGTGTGGGCTCGGCGTGGACCACGCTGCACATCATGTTCGAGCAGGAGGCGGCGGCGCTCCTCGGCATCCCGCCGACCTGACCCAGGCCGCGCTGCTGCCGGTCGCCTACTTTACCGGCGCCGGGTTCAGGCCCGCCAAGCGCCTCCCCGCGCCCGCCCAGACGCACTGGAACCGCTGGGGAGCGCGGCGCTAG
This genomic window from Deltaproteobacteria bacterium contains:
- a CDS encoding DUF2029 domain-containing protein, producing the protein MRALLVTLGHLLASGRGRYGVLLAAAIGVAVWVVWLISLLARPGLLDLAGNVKGTDFLEFYAAGRIVAAHQTEHLYDLDVQARIEHEITAPERWSGFHAFITPPFFALPFVPLATLPYLAAFALWSGLGILFLLATLSLLGRQVGDAGRGRRAAALWALGFVPVFAAVSYGQNSLLSLFILAGVFALLRRERDGLAGVVLGCLLYKPQLVLVLALLLLLERRWRALLGLGAMGGVLAAVSLWMSVPAARSYARLARSFPTMLADPAFPTWKMHSLYSFFVLLLPRHLAVAAGLAAISALGVLLAVRTLQPPYRPDTLHRWFAVAIWGSVLVSPHVPVYDLSLLVLPALLLRGERRDEALWRGGVAAIWAMTIVSQPLAQWLRAALGPSLQLSVPVVAAAGYCLLADGVAPVAAGLVGNAGQATQPRGRRSVSDRIAGGT
- a CDS encoding DUF2029 domain-containing protein gives rise to the protein MAEGDEERPHGSRLMNGGAGASQRAARWLTLPRARAHAVVVVGIFAAVYAFGILRHRGLIDAFGHIIGVDLLTMRTGARIVLDGRGADLYDVALQETYWRTALGVERLPGMSLFTSPPFVALLYVPWALIPQAPALLLWTGACLAALAAALRIMARCAPLTGRHWPDTLVLSLSFYPILEGLMAGSNSLLAVPIFALVLVALRAGREASAGALLGLLFYRPQLALAPVVVFAAKGRWRVIAAAAAVGAGWAAASVLFVGWRTPRDFLALGPLLSRMIFEPGMPSALFCSIYAFFLLPLGPARFGLAMALGSVVSLGLLALVLWVWRGPWDARAGWLDLRFAALLVVTPLVSPYLQLHDVAVLVLPALLVSEYWLGHGAGAGWARIRLVLAILWLTCLVGPPIITRLAPLPLVPVAVSLLGWAVLDTWRAAEARA
- a CDS encoding metal-dependent hydrolase, producing MGGAGHLARRRGPRVKMDNLTHAFAAITCSHAISRERPSGLTLAAAVLAANVQDVDWLPFVSSPAAGLEVHRGTMHSLLAVPLLALVVAAGVHLAARQRGNGAAPLPFRPLLGVCLAAAASHPLLDLLNPYGLRPLLPFDGTWCYGDLAGIRDPWMWLILGGSALLLSGRHAASVSTWTVLGSLIVVAALRMIPAQGTFGVVAGLVWIAGAGALLITWLRGVDPHARRAIARGGLAVTVLYVGCLVVLHQRAMSRAYTIAERTAGEHAERAVRVAAIPTVGDLSTWRGLAETERSVYRFAIPLGAASEGLVERFRSIRDPTVGALAQADATRLTRAFLSFARFAAAEVGTEDGRRVLLLADPRYDKAQPDQPRTWPVREPLDP
- a CDS encoding CPBP family intramembrane metalloprotease — protein: MTPEPRTASLGRPDALFIAVACGIVPLVSLVMAVQAFEAIAHANLTAYLASIVKWTALGGGALALGRRGGMSWAELYLDPRGSFIVRRPASTCVVVILFIAVVNFGVLPRFTAAWEALGLSCARASYLAMPVSVLGRALGVVCALAAAAGSEILYRGYLRVVAERVFRAWWTAAIVVSAVFGWAHGFYGWCGALYTGLNGLAFALLAHATGSLYVVILAHMCFDALVFAAG
- a CDS encoding DUF2029 domain-containing protein — its product is MSTSGALAPMTRRVRMTQACLAGIALGSLIAGSLPPRSYTKDLQEPYLAARALREGIDIYTPVNELAARYFPIAADTFPHPDPHPPVLAVLSLPLTLLPFPVVVPLWLAVNLVMLVMVGRWLGVSIRMSLALAAWPPLWCLLYIGQLELLILTLAVLGWRSAAAGRDGRAGVWFGVAAVLKLYPVLLLVPFAARGRIRLLLAAGAVVAAGQLVNLATVGPAGFVRYYFDVLPSVAVLYEHLGLNSSPHGALLRVFGGAGDVSPIVHAPNVVLPATIAIALVAMAALAFLDPEASPVAALVGLPVVWYYYAPLALPQILILLRSAAFRRATLVAVAAMSFSLPLVNVLVQWCGSAAPPMAALLAVQPAGLLAVLALSVAQRASARTIPPLPTTMLRSSDPAAAAGSPPTTSRARGAARRGGETPT
- a CDS encoding DUF2029 domain-containing protein → MSALRTEPFGVVVADGRPELLMDFASHRGVACAAWSGGLARAGGTSIYTLEAHLKATERWTGLPASIALPFGYSPTMLWMLGPLCMLPARWAYGVWCLACVLATGWMILRARVHWMVLLALVTPVTVHTFALGQTALLTTAALFFLMVRDGEGEGTPSRGSWQESLVLWLLTAKPPIAATGGLALLVRGRGRSVARAAGLTLVTTLALTPWLGAGWVRDYLHLVGSYDRVGLPSAFAWSIVPQYMSNLRAALHPDLGLGDDLAARLSTIVWSASLLAILLAAWQRPLPAGPTWALCIMTYLLLCPHVSSTEDVALFCVLAGMEADRVPKRLRIGAATLALVGLLLTPAIGPAAGRRPSVLFFAKLGLMAYVLVGGRFLTARGASGSRPAPG
- a CDS encoding LLM class flavin-dependent oxidoreductase, producing MRVGMGTVFQNPHDRRPDHEVYTNELRLTDLAEPLGFDSVWGVEHHFTDYTMCPDVLQFLTYVAGRTRSVQLGSMVVVLPWHDPLRVAEQVSVLDHMSGGRFILGIGRGLGRVEFAGFRVGMEESRGRFVESAEMLLRGLEDGWCAYDGEFVKQPRTPIRPKPFKSFRGRTYAAAVSPESARIMARLGVGILIIPQKPWDVVAAELAEYRAAYREVNGTDAPPTVCAGWTFCDEDPARAREMAVRWIGGYWDSVLRHYELASGHLKHTKGYEYYGRMSEIAREKGGTDALSEFFLNLQVWGTPAQCIEKILDIRTRMGCDTFVGVFSYAGMPWEEAERNVRLFAREVMPALQALDAEARAGVPGAADAAARQG